One genomic region from candidate division WOR-3 bacterium encodes:
- a CDS encoding HAMP domain-containing sensor histidine kinase: MDTGILLSFLKEISAETDLERVKRFLDAFLRNFFKGYLSFDVFIGEKEEEIKPLFRKYENEDKIKNFLFNSKEVFFLSVKSIPFYEGLSPECNYIFYFPFYHFGKLFGFILIDFRDDLSEEVFNDLKILSSFIGPLFFSSYLHKKRKESIERLELSYDLVLFSTRVLDEDRLLEYVIKNIYENLYDIESLCFYKVKGNVLIPVMFRGKREFDILNIEFSFPGEAIKKMKTVLKEGELAILVPTKDFVHGVFYIKRKRGTFDEEEIKTFEMISNALSIAIENINFIKEIRERKETLEEEIKYLVERRSQEEKMAFIGKITAGLIHELKNLISGVLGVSEIIELRVKDEKIKELIKALKEEGEIMHYVLMSLLEISKPFKLNITLNSLKEMAQKIVSISHFFVKGKNIEFFIDIPDDINLLCDEIKFELTLLNLIKNSIEAIEKEGKIFVNFKKNKDFVLEIEDTGKGIESKYLDKIFEPFFTTKEKGAGLGLSFVKKVIEAHGFTIYVSSIIGKGTKFMIYIPEKFIKGSNPTKIKEYET, encoded by the coding sequence ATGGATACAGGAATTCTTCTTTCTTTTTTAAAAGAAATTTCAGCAGAAACTGATCTTGAGAGGGTAAAAAGATTCCTTGATGCCTTTTTAAGGAATTTTTTTAAAGGTTATTTATCCTTTGATGTATTTATTGGTGAAAAAGAAGAGGAGATAAAGCCTTTATTCAGAAAGTATGAAAATGAAGATAAAATTAAAAATTTTCTTTTTAATTCAAAGGAGGTTTTTTTCCTTTCTGTAAAGAGTATTCCTTTTTACGAAGGTTTAAGTCCAGAATGCAATTACATTTTTTATTTTCCCTTTTATCACTTTGGAAAACTTTTTGGTTTTATATTGATTGATTTCAGGGATGATCTTTCAGAGGAGGTTTTTAATGACCTTAAAATTCTTTCCTCCTTTATAGGTCCTTTATTTTTTTCTTCCTATTTGCATAAAAAGAGGAAAGAATCAATTGAGAGGCTTGAATTGAGTTATGACCTTGTTCTGTTTTCAACAAGGGTTTTAGATGAAGATAGGCTTCTTGAGTATGTTATAAAAAATATTTACGAAAATCTTTATGATATTGAATCTTTATGTTTTTATAAGGTTAAGGGTAATGTTTTAATTCCGGTTATGTTCAGGGGTAAAAGGGAGTTTGATATTTTAAATATAGAGTTTTCCTTTCCTGGGGAGGCAATTAAGAAGATGAAGACAGTTTTAAAAGAAGGGGAACTTGCAATACTTGTTCCTACAAAGGATTTTGTTCATGGTGTTTTTTATATAAAAAGGAAAAGGGGGACTTTTGATGAAGAGGAGATTAAAACCTTTGAGATGATTTCAAATGCTTTATCTATTGCAATTGAAAATATAAATTTTATAAAGGAAATAAGGGAAAGGAAGGAAACGCTTGAAGAGGAAATCAAATATCTTGTTGAAAGAAGATCTCAGGAAGAGAAGATGGCTTTTATAGGAAAAATAACAGCAGGATTAATTCATGAACTTAAGAATTTAATTTCAGGAGTTTTGGGGGTTAGTGAAATTATAGAGTTAAGGGTTAAGGATGAAAAAATTAAAGAACTTATAAAGGCATTAAAAGAAGAAGGAGAGATAATGCACTATGTTTTAATGTCTCTACTTGAAATATCAAAGCCATTCAAACTCAATATAACCTTAAATTCTTTAAAAGAAATGGCTCAAAAAATAGTCTCAATCTCCCATTTTTTTGTTAAAGGTAAAAATATAGAGTTTTTCATAGATATACCTGATGATATAAACTTACTTTGTGATGAGATTAAGTTTGAACTTACCCTTTTAAATCTTATTAAAAATTCAATTGAAGCAATTGAAAAGGAGGGTAAAATTTTTGTTAATTTTAAAAAGAATAAGGATTTTGTTCTTGAGATTGAGGATACTGGTAAAGGAATAGAGAGTAAATATTTAGATAAAATTTTTGAGCCTTTCTTTACTACAAAGGAAAAAGGAGCAGGACTTGGACTTTCTTTTGTAAAAAAAGTAATAGAAGCTCATGGATTTACTATTTATGTTTCAAGTATAATAGGAAAAGGAACAAAATTTATGATTTATATTCCTGAGAAATTTATTAAAGGTTCAAATCCTACTAAAATTAAAGAATATGAAACCTGA
- the rpiB gene encoding ribose 5-phosphate isomerase B: MADAFKIKIAIGADHRGFKIKEIIKKILEEKDFEVIDLGSFSEESSDYPDFAIRVGEEIKGGKAHFGILICMTGIGMMIAANKVKGIRAALCRDEEDAYLARAHNDANVLALGSKNFKDEEELKRIVLKFVETPFEGGRHERRIKKILDYENCPTGSR, encoded by the coding sequence ATGGCTGACGCCTTTAAAATAAAAATTGCTATTGGTGCTGATCACAGGGGTTTCAAAATAAAAGAAATTATAAAAAAAATTTTAGAGGAAAAAGACTTTGAAGTAATTGATCTCGGAAGTTTTTCAGAAGAATCATCTGATTATCCTGACTTCGCAATAAGAGTCGGAGAAGAAATAAAGGGAGGTAAAGCTCATTTTGGAATCCTCATATGTATGACAGGAATCGGAATGATGATTGCTGCTAATAAGGTGAAGGGAATAAGAGCTGCTTTATGCAGGGATGAAGAAGATGCCTATCTTGCAAGAGCTCATAATGATGCAAATGTTTTAGCTCTCGGCTCAAAGAATTTTAAAGATGAGGAGGAATTAAAAAGGATTGTCCTTAAATTTGTTGAGACTCCTTTTGAAGGTGGAAGACACGAGAGAAGAATTAAAAAAATTTTGGATTATGAAAATTGTCCCACTGGGAGCAGATAG
- a CDS encoding MBL fold metallo-hydrolase, which produces MKIVPLGADSLGTRSFALFIETGDLKIIVDPSCALAPRRNNYPPSPLEIKKLNETYRKIREHVKESDIVIITHYHNDHFPFFDTDIFINKRLFIKDYKRDMNHMQIIRAKRFIEDLEKKAIKYFFADSKDFIFGKTKITFSGGLWHGKEKKQGKVIGFFLEEEEKFFYSSDTQGLWDLTLKDFLRGKRLDYFFLDGPSLYQSKKKDIEEFINDLSDFLKENEKSKVIIDHHFIRDLSYKDYIKKFKEIFGERILTCAMFSGEEDSPLESLRRKYYEGKNL; this is translated from the coding sequence ATGAAAATTGTCCCACTGGGAGCAGATAGTCTTGGAACAAGGTCTTTTGCTCTTTTCATTGAAACTGGTGATTTAAAAATTATAGTTGACCCATCCTGTGCCCTTGCACCGAGAAGAAATAATTATCCCCCTTCCCCCCTTGAAATTAAAAAGTTAAATGAAACCTACAGAAAAATAAGAGAGCATGTTAAAGAGAGTGATATTGTGATAATTACCCATTATCATAATGACCATTTTCCCTTTTTTGATACAGATATTTTTATAAATAAAAGACTTTTTATAAAAGATTATAAAAGAGATATGAATCATATGCAGATTATCCGTGCAAAAAGATTTATAGAAGATTTAGAAAAAAAAGCTATTAAATATTTTTTTGCTGATTCAAAGGATTTTATTTTTGGAAAAACAAAAATTACTTTTTCGGGTGGACTTTGGCATGGTAAAGAAAAAAAACAAGGTAAAGTTATAGGTTTTTTTTTAGAGGAAGAGGAAAAATTTTTCTATTCCTCGGACACACAGGGTTTATGGGATTTAACATTAAAAGATTTTTTAAGGGGTAAAAGACTTGATTATTTTTTTCTTGATGGACCCTCCCTATATCAGAGTAAAAAAAAGGATATAGAAGAATTTATAAATGATCTATCGGATTTTTTAAAAGAAAATGAGAAAAGCAAAGTAATAATTGATCATCATTTTATTAGAGATTTAAGTTATAAGGATTACATTAAAAAATTTAAGGAAATTTTTGGTGAAAGAATTTTAACCTGTGCTATGTTTTCAGGGGAAGAGGATTCCCCTTTGGAAAGCTTAAGGAGGAAATACTATGAAGGAAAAAATTTGTAA
- the hisC gene encoding histidinol-phosphate transaminase yields the protein MKEKICKLIKEHLIDLTPYEPGKPIEEVKRELGLSEVIKLASNENLYGVSPLALKAMRKFLKEMNYYPDDTSYYLRKKIAKKHDVSEEEVLIGNGSVELLYYIGLAFIDNKVSVIFNTGSFPMYKIVSKIYNAKIIEVPLKEENLACDPVKIAENLRDDTKVIFLANPNNPTGTSFSHDEALYLLKKVSEDTLVIFDEAYNHFVESKSFPDSMKLYREYKNLIIIRTLSKAYGLAGLRVGYMLARPEIINALLKVKIPFNVNRLAQIAALYALDDEKFLEESRKRIKREKEFLYKNFDKMNLFYLKSDTNFIFVRFNMDVRKIYEELLKRGIITRPLPGSIFPNSLRITVGRRKDNIKLIKALHEILKN from the coding sequence ATGAAGGAAAAAATTTGTAAATTAATCAAAGAACATTTAATTGACCTCACACCTTATGAGCCAGGAAAGCCAATAGAAGAGGTTAAAAGGGAGCTCGGTCTTTCTGAAGTTATAAAATTAGCATCAAATGAAAATCTTTACGGAGTTTCTCCCCTTGCTTTAAAGGCTATGAGAAAATTTTTAAAGGAAATGAATTACTATCCTGATGATACATCATATTATTTAAGAAAAAAAATTGCAAAAAAACACGATGTTAGTGAAGAGGAAGTGCTCATTGGTAATGGTTCAGTTGAGCTTCTTTACTATATTGGTTTGGCTTTTATTGATAATAAAGTTTCAGTTATTTTTAATACTGGTTCTTTCCCAATGTATAAAATAGTTTCAAAAATTTACAATGCTAAAATTATTGAAGTTCCTTTAAAAGAAGAAAATTTGGCCTGTGACCCTGTTAAAATTGCAGAAAATCTAAGAGATGATACGAAAGTTATATTTTTAGCAAATCCAAATAACCCTACTGGAACAAGTTTTTCCCATGATGAAGCTTTATATCTTTTAAAAAAGGTCAGTGAAGATACTCTTGTTATATTTGATGAAGCTTACAATCATTTTGTAGAAAGCAAAAGTTTTCCTGACAGTATGAAACTTTACAGAGAATATAAAAATCTTATAATTATAAGGACACTTTCAAAGGCTTACGGCTTGGCAGGTTTAAGGGTTGGATATATGCTTGCAAGACCAGAAATAATAAATGCCCTTTTAAAGGTAAAAATTCCATTTAATGTGAATAGATTAGCTCAAATTGCAGCTCTTTATGCTCTTGATGATGAAAAATTTTTAGAGGAATCAAGAAAAAGGATTAAAAGGGAAAAGGAATTTTTATACAAAAATTTTGATAAAATGAACCTATTTTATTTAAAATCTGATACCAATTTTATTTTTGTAAGGTTTAATATGGATGTAAGAAAAATTTATGAGGAACTTCTTAAAAGAGGTATAATAACAAGACCTTTGCCAGGGAGTATTTTCCCCAATTCTTTGAGAATTACGGTTGGAAGAAGGAAGGATAACATAAAACTTATTAAAGCCCTTCATGAAATCCTTAAGAATTAG
- a CDS encoding thiamine pyrophosphate-dependent enzyme encodes MKDLFEIIDKPQNFPYCPGCGHTSIDMALARAIFELNLEKEDVLIVSDIGCVGLVDKLFNVHTLHTLHGRSTAVASGVKMVDEVLFDNKLKTIVMIGDGGATIGLLHLVESAKLNVDITVLIHNNFLYGMTGGQHSGLTPKEFKTSTTRIGNPFEALRIIDILKNSGASFYARTFSQDPDLKDIIKEALSHRGFSVIEVLELCTGYATRYNDLKGSDLKIILENSGGKIKEKIERESFCFLYKNKFFDKKGEFEFTEIEVEKKIELKDSLKIVIAGSAGEGVQLASSLLCISAILGGLNSTQKNDNPVTVGSGFSVSEIIIKDGDIKYTGIEEPDYLIITSIDGLKRAKGFIERSKNIIIDESLTDNKNFIKVPARKYIKLRGGPTYFSLGVLFGKFNPFDFELYEKAILKYGKAKDETLTCFREGLNFGRRL; translated from the coding sequence ATGAAAGATCTTTTTGAAATTATAGATAAACCGCAGAATTTTCCTTATTGCCCTGGTTGCGGGCATACTTCAATTGATATGGCTCTTGCAAGGGCAATTTTTGAACTCAATCTTGAAAAGGAAGATGTTTTAATTGTTTCAGATATAGGTTGTGTTGGCCTTGTTGATAAACTTTTTAATGTTCATACTTTACATACCTTGCATGGAAGATCAACAGCTGTTGCATCTGGTGTAAAGATGGTTGATGAAGTTCTTTTTGATAACAAATTAAAAACAATAGTTATGATAGGTGATGGAGGAGCAACAATAGGACTTCTTCATCTTGTTGAATCTGCAAAGTTAAATGTTGATATTACAGTTCTTATTCATAACAATTTTCTTTATGGAATGACAGGTGGTCAGCATTCTGGTTTAACTCCAAAAGAGTTTAAGACCTCAACCACAAGGATAGGTAACCCTTTTGAAGCTTTAAGAATTATTGATATTCTGAAAAATTCAGGTGCTTCCTTTTATGCAAGAACCTTTTCTCAGGATCCTGATTTAAAAGATATAATAAAAGAAGCTTTATCCCACAGAGGTTTTTCTGTTATTGAAGTTCTTGAATTATGTACAGGTTATGCCACGAGATATAATGATTTAAAGGGAAGTGATTTAAAGATAATTCTTGAAAATTCAGGTGGAAAAATTAAGGAAAAAATTGAAAGGGAAAGTTTTTGTTTTTTGTATAAAAATAAATTTTTTGATAAAAAGGGTGAATTTGAATTTACAGAGATTGAAGTGGAAAAGAAAATAGAGTTAAAAGATTCACTAAAAATAGTTATAGCAGGTTCAGCAGGTGAAGGGGTTCAGCTTGCTTCTTCTCTTTTATGCATTTCTGCAATTTTAGGAGGACTAAATTCCACTCAGAAAAATGATAATCCGGTTACAGTTGGAAGCGGTTTTTCTGTTTCAGAAATTATAATAAAGGACGGAGATATAAAATACACTGGCATTGAAGAGCCTGATTATCTTATTATTACCAGTATAGATGGTTTAAAAAGGGCAAAAGGTTTTATAGAGAGGTCTAAAAATATAATTATAGATGAATCTTTAACTGATAATAAAAATTTTATAAAAGTTCCAGCAAGGAAATATATAAAATTAAGAGGTGGACCCACTTACTTTTCTCTTGGTGTTCTTTTTGGAAAATTTAATCCTTTTGATTTTGAACTTTATGAGAAAGCTATTTTAAAATATGGAAAGGCTAAAGATGAGACCTTAACCTGTTTTAGAGAAGGATTAAATTTTGGAAGAAGATTATAG
- a CDS encoding DUF4388 domain-containing protein — protein sequence MALIGDLRDVKIEDILKFIKRLSKSGKLIIDGATRKGEIYFTKGMIVAVKKQGESIKKEYLEQEVLELLRQEEGTFTLEPTEEQMDTVSFIDPDEVILKL from the coding sequence ATGGCACTTATAGGTGATTTAAGAGATGTAAAAATTGAAGATATCTTAAAGTTTATAAAAAGGCTTTCCAAATCCGGTAAACTGATTATAGATGGTGCCACAAGAAAAGGTGAGATATATTTTACAAAGGGAATGATTGTTGCTGTTAAGAAACAGGGAGAAAGCATAAAAAAGGAATATCTTGAACAGGAGGTTCTTGAACTTTTAAGACAGGAGGAAGGAACTTTTACCCTTGAACCAACAGAAGAACAGATGGATACTGTCTCTTTTATTGACCCAGATGAGGTTATTTTGAAATTGTAA
- the nusB gene encoding transcription antitermination factor NusB: MKSLRIRFKKKTKARLLAINLLYRFELLGDNPLELVEKEKVEETTLAREYLEKILKNLNVIDDLIKKNLKNWDFERILPYEKSILRFGVGEILFYPDTPLNVIIEELLKIANSFIDENAVKFINGVLDSIGKSLRK, translated from the coding sequence ATGAAATCCTTAAGAATTAGATTCAAGAAAAAAACAAAGGCAAGACTTTTGGCTATAAATTTACTTTATAGATTTGAGCTTTTAGGAGATAATCCCCTTGAATTGGTTGAGAAAGAAAAGGTTGAAGAGACTACATTAGCAAGGGAATATTTAGAAAAAATTTTAAAAAATTTGAATGTTATAGATGATTTAATAAAAAAAAATTTAAAAAACTGGGATTTTGAAAGAATTTTACCCTATGAAAAATCAATATTGAGGTTTGGAGTGGGTGAAATACTTTTTTATCCAGATACTCCTTTAAATGTTATAATTGAAGAACTTTTAAAAATTGCCAATAGTTTTATAGATGAAAATGCGGTTAAATTTATAAACGGTGTCCTTGATAGTATTGGGAAATCTTTAAGAAAATGA
- a CDS encoding pyruvate flavodoxin/ferredoxin oxidoreductase, whose translation MKIFTNGGELIAKGAIDAGVRFFAGYPITPASVIYEPMMRDLPKVEGIAVGASDEISAISYCIGASLRGIKSMTATSGPGFSLMIESLSYAIMSEIPITIVLAQRLGPATGGATTSSQGDLLFSAFSSSGSYPLPIISPSSIEECYELIIHSVNVSEFLRTPVVFLTEKEITMTKKSIDLNSLKKPEVLERKYFSGNGQFKTYNFKDLKDVPDFSPVGGKFLTRYTGSAHDKKGELKKDDPEVIEVLYHLKEKILKNIDKFLFYEYFEKKSDILIVSYGVTSESVREVAESKKVSYLILKTLYPLNEEFLKSIFGRYKKILVVEENIMGNLYILIRHLLGTKGYSLTKIGSLISPGEIKNFLESI comes from the coding sequence ATGAAAATTTTTACAAATGGCGGGGAACTTATTGCCAAGGGAGCAATTGATGCAGGTGTAAGATTTTTTGCAGGTTACCCCATAACTCCTGCTTCTGTTATATATGAACCAATGATGAGAGATCTCCCAAAAGTGGAAGGTATAGCAGTTGGTGCCTCTGATGAAATTTCTGCAATATCTTATTGTATTGGTGCCTCTTTAAGAGGTATAAAATCAATGACTGCAACCTCAGGACCTGGATTTTCCCTTATGATAGAATCCCTTTCCTATGCTATTATGTCTGAAATTCCTATTACAATTGTTCTTGCCCAGAGACTCGGTCCTGCAACAGGTGGTGCTACAACTTCTTCACAGGGAGACCTTTTATTTTCAGCTTTTTCAAGTTCCGGTAGTTATCCATTGCCTATCATTTCTCCTTCAAGCATAGAAGAGTGTTATGAATTAATAATTCATTCTGTAAATGTTTCTGAATTTCTGAGAACACCTGTTGTTTTTTTAACAGAAAAGGAAATAACGATGACAAAAAAGAGTATAGATTTAAACTCCTTAAAAAAACCAGAAGTTTTGGAACGTAAATATTTTTCCGGAAATGGACAATTTAAGACCTATAATTTTAAAGATTTAAAGGATGTTCCTGATTTTTCACCAGTTGGAGGTAAATTCCTTACCAGGTATACAGGTAGTGCCCATGATAAAAAAGGTGAGTTAAAAAAAGATGACCCCGAGGTAATTGAAGTTCTTTATCATCTTAAAGAAAAAATATTAAAAAATATTGATAAATTTTTATTTTATGAATATTTTGAAAAAAAATCTGATATTTTAATTGTTTCTTATGGTGTAACATCTGAATCTGTAAGAGAGGTAGCAGAATCAAAAAAGGTAAGTTATTTAATTTTAAAAACTCTTTATCCCTTGAATGAAGAATTTTTAAAATCAATTTTTGGTAGATATAAGAAAATTCTTGTTGTAGAAGAGAATATAATGGGTAACCTTTACATTTTGATAAGGCATCTTTTGGGGACAAAGGGTTATTCTTTAACAAAAATAGGTTCTTTAATATCACCAGGAGAAATAAAAAATTTTCTTGAGTCAATATGA
- a CDS encoding DUF488 domain-containing protein produces the protein MDEFIDILLFYKIKNLIDIRRFPSSKKFFWFNKENLEKELKKHNILYFWLGEELGGFRRRGYENYMNTQNYKLGIEKLIDISRERSCIMCAEKLFFRCHRKFLSKTLKELNYKVIHIMDKNKFFEFK, from the coding sequence ATAGATGAGTTTATTGACATACTTTTATTTTATAAGATTAAAAACCTCATTGATATTAGAAGATTTCCTTCATCTAAAAAATTTTTTTGGTTTAACAAAGAAAACCTTGAAAAAGAGCTTAAAAAACATAATATACTATATTTCTGGCTTGGTGAGGAGTTAGGTGGATTTAGAAGAAGAGGTTATGAAAATTATATGAATACTCAGAATTATAAGTTAGGAATTGAAAAACTTATTGATATATCAAGGGAAAGGTCATGTATTATGTGTGCTGAGAAATTATTTTTTAGATGTCACAGAAAATTTTTATCTAAGACCCTTAAAGAATTAAATTATAAAGTTATACATATAATGGATAAGAATAAATTTTTTGAATTCAAATGA
- a CDS encoding phosphatase PAP2 family protein — MILLIFLIFDNSFDRSVRDIFQRNRTPFLDKTFLVITESADKEFFLLTHVLLSTLFSEHERDDAKLSFIGVSSVSFLTLLIKYITRRERPSGGNENPFNSSFPSGHASGSFAFSYILSKRHKNLTIPFFLWSSLVGVSRIYLDRHWTTDVLAGSLLGISFGIIIMKYESNLLKFKIK, encoded by the coding sequence ATGATTCTTTTAATTTTTTTAATTTTTGATAATTCCTTTGATAGAAGTGTAAGGGATATCTTTCAGAGGAATAGAACTCCTTTTCTTGATAAAACTTTTTTAGTTATAACAGAAAGTGCTGATAAGGAGTTTTTCCTTTTAACTCATGTTTTACTTTCCACTCTTTTTTCAGAGCATGAAAGGGATGACGCAAAACTCTCTTTTATTGGAGTAAGCTCTGTTTCCTTTTTAACCCTTTTGATTAAATACATTACAAGGAGGGAAAGACCTTCAGGTGGAAATGAAAATCCTTTTAATTCTTCTTTTCCCTCAGGCCATGCATCAGGTTCTTTTGCTTTTTCCTATATTTTATCTAAAAGGCATAAAAATTTAACTATTCCATTTTTTTTATGGTCAAGTCTTGTTGGAGTATCAAGAATATACTTGGATAGACACTGGACAACGGATGTTTTAGCAGGTTCACTTCTTGGTATTTCTTTTGGTATAATTATAATGAAATACGAAAGTAATCTATTAAAATTTAAAATTAAATAA
- a CDS encoding branched-chain amino acid transaminase, whose translation MAGLKEAKYIWMNGKFVPWKDAKIHVLTHALHYASSVFEGIRCYKTKKGSFIFRLREHIRRLFDSAKIYRMEIPYSMEEIMNACKETVIKNDLSECYIRPIVYRGYHSLGVNPIDCPVEVAIAVWEWGKYLGPEALEKGVDVMVSSWTRIAPNTVPPLAKASGNYANGQLIKMEAVLYGFSEGIALDAMGFVSEGSGENIFAVRDGIIYTPFLDACILPGITRDTVIRLARDAGYEVREVMLPREFLYIADEVFFTGTAAEITPIRSIDKMIIGKGERGPVTKHLQELFFSYVNGEIEDKYGWLTPLK comes from the coding sequence ATGGCTGGATTAAAGGAAGCAAAATATATATGGATGAATGGTAAATTTGTGCCATGGAAAGATGCAAAGATCCATGTATTAACACATGCTCTTCATTATGCCTCTTCTGTCTTTGAAGGAATAAGGTGTTATAAAACAAAAAAAGGCTCATTTATTTTCAGATTAAGGGAACATATTAGGAGACTTTTTGATTCTGCTAAAATATACAGAATGGAAATACCTTACTCCATGGAAGAAATCATGAATGCCTGTAAAGAGACAGTTATTAAAAATGATTTATCTGAATGTTATATAAGACCAATTGTTTATAGGGGGTATCATTCCCTGGGTGTTAACCCTATTGATTGTCCTGTGGAAGTTGCCATTGCAGTGTGGGAATGGGGTAAATATTTAGGTCCTGAAGCCCTTGAAAAAGGTGTTGATGTTATGGTCTCTTCATGGACAAGAATAGCACCAAATACTGTTCCACCTCTTGCGAAAGCTTCTGGAAATTATGCAAATGGACAGCTCATTAAAATGGAAGCGGTTCTTTATGGATTTTCAGAAGGAATTGCTCTTGATGCAATGGGATTTGTTTCAGAAGGTTCAGGGGAAAATATATTTGCAGTAAGGGATGGAATAATTTATACTCCTTTTCTTGATGCCTGCATTTTACCGGGTATAACAAGGGATACAGTAATAAGACTTGCTCGTGATGCTGGTTATGAAGTTAGAGAAGTTATGTTACCGAGAGAATTTCTTTATATAGCTGATGAAGTTTTCTTTACAGGAACTGCTGCAGAGATTACACCCATAAGAAGTATTGATAAAATGATAATAGGTAAAGGTGAAAGAGGTCCTGTAACAAAGCATCTTCAAGAACTATTTTTCAGTTATGTAAATGGCGAGATAGAGGATAAATACGGATGGCTGACGCCTTTAAAATAA
- a CDS encoding response regulator, with translation MKPEKRILIVEDEKLLGMTLYDILFSATGTFEVVLCETAEEGLEKIKEKKFDLIVSDLKLPGHMNGMDLLKAAKEISPDTHLILMTAYGSDAVRKEAENIGVEAYFEKPFKLKEFLSRVLKILGVEIKKE, from the coding sequence ATGAAACCTGAAAAAAGAATTTTAATTGTAGAAGATGAAAAATTGCTCGGGATGACTCTTTATGATATACTCTTTTCAGCAACAGGAACTTTTGAAGTTGTTCTCTGTGAAACTGCTGAAGAGGGATTAGAGAAGATAAAGGAAAAAAAGTTTGACCTTATAGTTTCAGATTTAAAACTTCCCGGGCATATGAATGGGATGGATCTTCTGAAGGCTGCAAAAGAAATAAGCCCTGATACTCATCTGATTTTGATGACTGCTTATGGTTCAGATGCTGTAAGAAAGGAGGCTGAAAATATTGGTGTTGAGGCATACTTTGAAAAACCTTTTAAACTGAAAGAGTTTCTCTCAAGAGTTCTTAAAATTCTCGGGGTTGAAATAAAAAAGGAGTGA
- a CDS encoding metallophosphoesterase family protein, which produces MRYLVISDIHSNFESLSKVIEVAKKEGYDEILCLGDIIGYGADPNLCTDFIRENSKLTVCGNHDYSLINYEERNNLNEYALKAIEWTEKVLTYENRKFIEKLNFKEEVNKEVDIVHTAPSAPESFVYIFSLEEAIFEFQSIDKRITFFGHSHIPVIFKRKKEGEYQKFGFQDIFYEEKKDFFIFKFSLEKNTDYLINPGSVGQPRDGDPRASFLIFDLEKKEIFFYRVLYDVEKARKKIIDAGLPQFLGDRLLYGR; this is translated from the coding sequence ATGAGATATCTTGTAATTTCTGATATACATTCTAACTTTGAATCTTTAAGTAAGGTAATTGAAGTGGCGAAAAAAGAAGGTTATGATGAGATTCTATGCCTGGGTGATATAATAGGTTACGGAGCTGATCCAAATTTATGTACCGATTTTATAAGGGAGAATTCAAAACTCACAGTTTGTGGTAATCATGATTACTCCTTGATAAATTATGAAGAAAGAAATAACCTTAATGAGTATGCATTAAAAGCAATTGAGTGGACTGAAAAAGTTTTAACATATGAGAACAGAAAATTCATAGAAAAATTAAATTTTAAGGAAGAAGTTAATAAGGAAGTTGATATTGTTCATACAGCCCCTTCAGCTCCAGAATCCTTTGTATATATCTTTTCCCTTGAAGAGGCAATTTTTGAATTTCAAAGTATAGATAAAAGAATTACTTTCTTTGGACACTCCCACATACCTGTGATTTTTAAAAGAAAAAAAGAAGGAGAATATCAAAAATTTGGGTTTCAGGATATCTTTTATGAAGAAAAAAAAGATTTTTTTATTTTTAAATTTTCTTTAGAAAAAAATACAGATTACCTTATTAATCCAGGGAGTGTTGGTCAACCGAGAGATGGTGATCCAAGAGCTTCTTTTTTAATTTTTGATTTAGAAAAAAAAGAGATTTTTTTTTACAGGGTTTTATATGATGTTGAAAAAGCAAGAAAAAAGATAATTGATGCTGGTTTGCCACAATTTTTAGGTGATAGGCTTCTTTACGGAAGATGA